One window of Dethiosulfovibrio russensis genomic DNA carries:
- the mnhG gene encoding monovalent cation/H(+) antiporter subunit G, which yields MSVFIRLLSSFLMALGLFFAFASVVGLIRFPDVYTRVHAGTKALSGGAMLILIGVAVRAPSWQGAVKSVLIALFFLATNPLASHAISRACYRHGIAPHGTVLDEYGEAMEDRS from the coding sequence ATGAGCGTCTTCATCCGCCTTTTGTCATCCTTCCTAATGGCTCTGGGGCTGTTTTTCGCCTTCGCCTCGGTGGTCGGTTTGATCCGCTTTCCCGACGTATACACCAGGGTTCACGCCGGCACTAAGGCTCTGTCCGGAGGGGCCATGCTGATATTGATAGGGGTGGCCGTTAGGGCTCCTTCCTGGCAGGGTGCGGTCAAGTCCGTTCTGATAGCCCTCTTTTTTCTGGCGACCAACCCTCTGGCGTCCCATGCCATATCTCGGGCCTGCTATCGTCACGGCATAGCACCCCACGGAACGGTGTTGGACGAGTACGGAGAGGCCATGGAGGATCGGTCATGA
- the mbhE gene encoding hydrogen gas-evolving membrane-bound hydrogenase subunit E, with translation MRFLRSRLPAAALCICLGWWLWRGLFFSCCELDGPAAHYVANTASETGASNIVSAILFDYRGFDTLGEATVIYTTVCGVALMFSRSRFRRSGWGLSFIVRRGLGLVVPFLMLYAFSIVIMGHLTPGGGFQGGAVFATVTILFCIVYGSSFEASRISPKTKETLESSGALVFTLVGLFGLAQGSGFLSNIGAGFPAGSLGSLMSAGSIPLLNFAIAMKVGAGLSTLFYSMVKILEDPVEGPPPEV, from the coding sequence ATGAGATTCCTTCGGTCACGACTGCCCGCCGCAGCTCTGTGTATTTGCCTGGGATGGTGGCTTTGGAGGGGGCTCTTTTTCTCCTGTTGCGAGTTGGACGGCCCCGCCGCTCATTACGTGGCGAACACTGCGAGTGAAACCGGGGCGTCGAACATCGTTTCCGCCATTCTCTTCGATTACAGGGGATTCGACACCTTGGGAGAGGCCACGGTGATATACACCACGGTGTGCGGAGTCGCTTTGATGTTTTCCCGAAGTCGTTTTCGCCGTTCCGGCTGGGGGCTGTCCTTCATCGTCAGGAGGGGTTTGGGACTGGTCGTCCCGTTCCTGATGCTTTACGCCTTTTCCATAGTCATCATGGGCCATCTCACCCCGGGGGGCGGATTTCAGGGCGGTGCCGTCTTCGCCACGGTCACTATACTGTTCTGCATAGTCTACGGATCCTCCTTCGAGGCTTCCAGGATAAGCCCTAAGACCAAGGAAACCCTGGAGTCGTCGGGGGCCCTTGTCTTTACCCTGGTCGGGTTGTTCGGTCTGGCCCAGGGATCCGGCTTCCTCTCCAATATCGGAGCCGGTTTCCCCGCCGGTTCTCTTGGAAGCCTTATGAGCGCCGGATCTATTCCTCTTTTGAACTTCGCCATAGCCATGAAGGTAGGTGCCGGGCTTTCCACCCTTTTCTACAGCATGGTCAAGATACTGGAGGACCCGGTGGAGGGGCCTCCTCCGGAGGTGTGA
- a CDS encoding sodium:proton antiporter, giving the protein MEMMFLGYGSAIAVFCIGVYTIVTKKNLFKTVVGLSLMEGGVLLFMVTSGFVPGGGAPLLPLGPGGSVNPLPHSFTLTAIVIGASDVALALAFIIKIHRHYGTVDIDKIRGLRG; this is encoded by the coding sequence ATGGAAATGATGTTTTTGGGATATGGATCGGCTATAGCCGTATTCTGTATCGGGGTCTACACTATCGTCACCAAGAAAAACCTTTTCAAGACGGTGGTTGGTCTCTCTCTGATGGAGGGGGGCGTTTTGCTGTTTATGGTGACCTCGGGGTTCGTCCCCGGCGGGGGCGCTCCTCTTCTGCCTCTGGGGCCCGGAGGTTCTGTCAATCCTCTTCCTCATTCCTTCACCTTGACCGCCATCGTTATAGGGGCTAGCGACGTCGCCTTGGCCCTGGCCTTTATCATAAAGATCCACAGGCACTACGGGACCGTGGACATAGACAAGATAAGGGGATTGAGAGGATGA
- a CDS encoding Na(+)/H(+) antiporter subunit B — protein sequence MTVYLVGFICAFLVFTAIVAAEAEDILSSVITLSVFGVLLAILFALFRAPDVALTQAIINSGLVTSLFLVAYSQTEKRREFDSDRKDDLK from the coding sequence ATGACAGTCTATCTGGTGGGTTTTATCTGCGCGTTTTTGGTCTTCACCGCCATAGTGGCGGCAGAGGCGGAGGATATACTGAGTTCGGTAATAACCCTTTCCGTCTTCGGAGTTTTGCTGGCCATATTGTTCGCCCTTTTCAGGGCCCCCGACGTCGCCTTGACCCAGGCGATAATAAACTCCGGCCTCGTGACGTCCCTTTTTTTGGTCGCCTACAGCCAGACCGAAAAGAGGCGGGAGTTCGATAGCGATAGGAAGGACGATCTGAAATGA
- a CDS encoding monovalent cation/H+ antiporter complex subunit F: MIYTVLWGLLFAGLVGFYRVVMGPTVPDRIVAADTVSTILTTFLAVLYLLFDDMVFLDVALAFAVLSFVDVLVMAKYFEHGELHL, from the coding sequence GTGATCTATACCGTCCTTTGGGGACTGCTTTTCGCCGGTTTAGTGGGATTTTATCGGGTAGTCATGGGGCCTACCGTTCCGGACCGAATAGTCGCAGCCGATACGGTCTCCACCATATTGACCACCTTTCTGGCGGTCCTCTATCTACTCTTCGACGATATGGTCTTTCTGGACGTGGCTCTGGCTTTCGCCGTGTTGTCCTTCGTGGACGTCCTGGTTATGGCGAAGTATTTCGAGCATGGGGAGCTACATCTATGA
- a CDS encoding Na+/H+ antiporter subunit E: MSYFKAGALWCSLMVLWISLTGRLDFGFMAVGVAVSTAVFRLVWRTFSPHHEGGRLGSPRIGFARLMAFLCFVPCFLWDLLKATWEVSLLALAPKVDLHSGIIKVNSDVPDKSSLVFLANLITLTPGTLTLDADMSKHDLFVHVLDLRGLGTEAVRSDISDLEARIGRLFS, translated from the coding sequence GTGTCGTACTTCAAGGCTGGGGCCCTTTGGTGTTCTCTGATGGTCCTTTGGATATCGTTGACCGGTCGTCTGGATTTCGGCTTTATGGCGGTGGGTGTCGCGGTAAGCACTGCGGTGTTTCGTCTGGTATGGCGGACCTTTTCTCCTCATCACGAAGGTGGTCGGCTCGGAAGTCCCCGTATCGGATTCGCTCGGCTTATGGCTTTTCTCTGCTTTGTCCCATGTTTTCTGTGGGATCTTCTGAAAGCTACCTGGGAAGTATCCCTCCTAGCCCTTGCCCCTAAGGTGGACCTTCATTCCGGGATAATAAAGGTGAACTCCGACGTGCCGGACAAGTCTTCCCTGGTCTTTCTTGCCAATCTGATAACCCTTACTCCCGGTACCCTCACGTTGGACGCCGATATGTCTAAGCACGATCTGTTCGTCCATGTGTTGGATCTCAGAGGGCTCGGGACGGAGGCGGTAAGGTCCGACATATCCGATCTCGAGGCCAGAATAGGGAGGTTGTTCTCGTGA